The following are from one region of the Girardinichthys multiradiatus isolate DD_20200921_A chromosome 9, DD_fGirMul_XY1, whole genome shotgun sequence genome:
- the LOC124874565 gene encoding zinc finger and SCAN domain-containing protein 12-like, translating into MASACRWPRTYWAFHLIPLLTGKARSAFVHMDVDLSMIYDQVKLAILQKYEINSETYRQRFRSLQVEPEETPKELYIRLKELYSKWVQPNGKTLEQINEIIILEQYLRMLSSELQVWIKEHNPKTAKKAAELADVFVAARRRNLSWPFQSWKKDGCKQSSAQQVSAVGKTPVKRFDTKFQGKKPVCYLCGQEGHTKPMCPQNAVKLSQMCFVPREETQNAGSTQPLMETYVKLNGQTLKALIDTGSTQTLVQQRFCKCRPAGGGSQEDTIIPKD; encoded by the exons ATGGCTTCTGCCTGCAGGTGGCCGAGAACTTACTGGGCTTTTCACTTAATACCTCTGCTAACAGGCAAGGCTAGAAGTGCCTTTGTGCATATGGATGTTGATTTGTCTATGATCTATGACCAAGTTAAACTAGCTATTTTGCAGAAGTATGAGATTAACAGTGAAACCTACAGGCAAAGATTTCGCTCGCTTCAGGTAGAGCCTGAAGAAACTCCAAAAGAGCTCTACATAAGGCTGAAGGAGCTTTATAGTAAATGGGTGCAACCTAATGGTAAAACACTGGAACAAAtcaatgaaataattattcttGAGCAGTATTTAAGAATGTTGTCATCAGAGCTACAGGTGTGGATAAAGGAACATAATCCAAAGACTGCAAAGAAGGCTGCTGAACTGGCTGACGTGTTTGTGGCTGCTAGGAGGAGGAACCTGTCTTGGCCTTTCCAAAGCTGGAAAAAGGATGGCTGCAAGCAATCATCAGCCCAACAGGTTTCAGCTGTGGGTAAGACCCCTGTGAAAAGATTTGACACAAAATTTCAGGGGAAGAAGCCTGTCTGTTACTTATGTGGACAGGAGGGTCACACCAAACCAATGTGCCCTCAAAATGCTGTTAAATTGTCCCAGATGTGTTTTGTGCCAAGGGAAGAGACTCAAAATGCTGGATCAACGCAGCCATTAATGGAGACGTATGTGAAGCTCAATGGTCAGACACTGAAAGCACTGATTGATACAGGGAGTACACAGACCTTGGTCCAGCAAAG GTTCTGCAAATGCAGACCAGCTGGAGGTGGAAGCCAGGAAGATACCATTATTCCAAAAGACTGA